GGCGAGACGTGCAGTCAAGGCAGCCACGTTCAGATATTCTCCAGACAGGTGAACGAGAGACGAATGTTGAAGCGAAGATGACGTTGTTCGTTGTCTCAGGCTGCTATGATGGATTCCATGGTGTACAGATGCGTCAATCATCTCCACCCGGAAACATTTGCTGCATTGAGGTCGGCGTGTTCAGCGGCAGAAACAGCCTCTTCCGAGTAAGTTTCATTAAGCAAGAGTGCCAAATTGTATGCTATGCTTTTGCTCTTTTCAGCGAGCTCAGAGTGCCACAACCAGGTACAGGAGACGCCTTCAAAGGGATTCTACTGTTAGCGTCACACTATTATTTAGCTCCTAGAAGGGTACATCCGATTGCgattctgaagaaaaagatgagCTTACAGGCTTTTGATCTATGAGGTATAGAGCAGCTCGCTCTAGTTTATCGTGTTTGATGAATTATGTAGGGACAATTCCCTTCCCTTACCAAGAAGTATGCGGTGGTACGTCAGGTATGACTCACCGGTTTTATCGAGTGTATTGATACAGTAATAGACAACGGTATGATACGCACCTTCGTAGTACGCGCTGTGTGAAGTCCGCATCCACACTAAAACGACGGCACTGTCTGTTGTTTCTGATTCTTCGGCGAGTGGGGACGAGTCGGGTTGGGCGGCGAACGTGAATGCCGCGTGCTGCGATTTATTCCTTTAGCACTCATCGAACGCTGCGACGGACAGATAAGAAACGGTGGAATTGTGGCGGAAGGAGGGCTACCTTTATGGACGGGAGCTTATTGGTCGGCGCTACTCTTCCCTTGTAAACGTGTCCATCGTGACCGACGATTTCAGTCTCTTCGCCACTAGAAAATTACGATCATAAAATCAAGTAGCAACACAAGTGGGACTTACTCTACAAAAAGTGGGACGCCGTACTCGTCTTCAGCGTATACGTGCCTAAACGAATTCAAAATCAGAGGCATCACAACAGTGGCGGGAGACCTACATTGAACGCGTTGCGTGGACTCTTCGTGGGGGATGAGATGTTAGTGTGTGAGCTCCGCCACACGAGCGTAAAGAGGGAGGTAGAAGGAGAACCTCAGACAATCCCCTAGAGATAACGCAGACATAGAGTGCACGAAACCGACTGCGCTCTCTCGCTGACGTCACCTTCGATGGTGTTGTCGTATTAGGTCAAGCTCGTACGTCGTGTATGCGCGGATCGAACGATGATTGGGTAGAGACTTGGACACGGGTAGTGTGTTCATCGGCTTGCGCGGTGGATGAACAATGACCGGTCGGTCGCACGACAGACAGTTAAAATTGAGCCCCCTGAAAGAGATCGAGTCCCTCAAGGGGAAGACTCACTTTTGTAGCCAACTTACTTCCGTAGTCCAGCCGGGTCGAGATCTTCTCGTTCCGGTTGCTGAGAAATAGGAGCTGAGATCGAAGTTTCAATGCGAGTTtctacgaaaaagaaaagaaaacgtgaaaagaaacaaatgcTGTTTCGTTTATAGAAGACCCAAGTATTGCTTCAGCGGTTCTAGCTCCATTCTGTCTAATTTTGAGTCGACGTCGGTACTGAGTTGATTGACGGCTCTTTGTAACGCTTCTTCCTAAAATTTTGAAACGCTTAAGATTATGTACCGTGGAGTCCCGTTTTTTTTTACGTGAACGAGCAACTTTTGTCGCGCTTCTCGAATTTCGGAGTCGAGCTTGGAGAAAGTGCTATCGACCCAAGCTCGATTGGCTTTATTTTCGACCGATTTTTGATCAGCTTTATTGTGAACTtcggcttcgacgaaatGCCTGTCAGCCTTCGTGTCTTTCAGATCGCCAAGTCCGCTATACAAAGACTAGAAGACATCAGAACGATTCGAACGTAATCGAGGGGGACTACTTTTATGTGATCTTCTTTGATGGCGACTTCTTCTGCCAAGCGTCTCATAAAATCCGCATGTTTGTCTTGCTCCGCTTGTATTTCGTGCAGATGACGGTGCAGCGTGTCAAGGAGTTCTTGACTCTAAAAGAGGACAGGTGCATTAGGGAAATGTCCAAGCGTTcgtaaaaaaaaaacgtttacaAACGGATTTTCTGGCGGCGGAGTCGCTTTCAGGCTTTGGGCTACCGTTTCGCTCAGTGAACTCAGAGCCTTTTCGATGTCCTCGAGTCGTTCTCTCACTTTGAGCAATTGGGCTCCGTAATCAGTTGAATCTCTTGGAACGTTGCCCTAGAGGGTCTACTAGCAAAGAAATAAGAAGGAAGTCATTGGGCTCATACCTCAGATAGAGAACCGATGTCTTGTTTCAATTCCTCCAGTGAACTAACCAGCCCGTCAAGTCTTTCTCTGAGAGACACGACATCTGACGTAAGGTCAGCAGGAATTTTCATGCTGGCCTGTTGACTCGCCAATTCATTTAGCCTGCCTGA
This sequence is a window from Oscarella lobularis chromosome 7, ooOscLobu1.1, whole genome shotgun sequence. Protein-coding genes within it:
- the LOC136189407 gene encoding glutamine-rich protein 2-like codes for the protein MSDGLLIDLLGQALGTEPCGVVDYNHLHRLLLEMIGCMGKLAMRYPTNIAQEIVEPKTSPNVESTTTKRDDENDVSAIEAKTSRIAPEEADSEKSDSKEEGRAKSGEEPDVDDKQPVVVVESTPLFGSRAVGAGNVVSVLENKLRRLEEKMNGLAVLPEMLEKSVVDGGKPVHDMWIATSLGKRVDGTEEGLRKTCSVLDDVLNELQQLKELRGDVRDIRDRLGKLETDFGRRIEAVEEKDKTRAESLAAMNERLASLEKQPASDGGPSLALVNELQTKMNTMTSEIATVKKDLASRALKSDVPNNAVTTDDLEERLKAALSQVPSAEEVENMKRQLKELEKAYDELSTKIKEVQESLSEKVSSSDLASLMPQGGGGDVSENVTAILLELQTRVTALESRLNELASQQASMKIPADLTSDVVSLRERLDGLVSSLEELKQDIGSLSEGNVPRDSTDYGAQLLKVRERLEDIEKALSSLSETVAQSLKATPPPENPFSQELLDTLHRHLHEIQAEQDKHADFMRRLAEEVAIKEDHIKSLYSGLGDLKDTKADRHFVEAEVHNKADQKSVENKANRAWVDSTFSKLDSEIREARQKLLVHEEALQRAVNQLSTDVDSKLDRMELEPLKQYLETRIETSISAPISQQPEREDLDPAGLRKGLNFNCLSCDRPVIVHPPRKPMNTLPVSKSLPNHRSIRAYTTYELDLIRQHHRRGLSEVLLLPPSLRSCGGAHTLTSHPPRRVHATRSMHVYAEDEYGVPLFVDGEETEIVGHDGHVYKGRVAPTNKLPSIKRSMSAKGINRSTRHSRSPPNPTRPHSPKNQKQQTVPSF